A region of the Streptococcus oralis Uo5 genome:
TTCCGGATCCGTTTGGTCCAAGGAGCCCGACAATCTTTCCGGCTGAGACCTCTAGTGAGATATTGTCAAGTGCCGCAGTTGCTCCATATGATTTTGTTACATTTTCAAGTGCTAGTAGTGTCATAGTCTTAAACTCCTTTAATATAGTCGCTTAATACATTTGGCAGTTCTTCTTTTTTGTAGCCAAATTGAAGCATGCAAGAGACGAATTGTTGTAGCTGCTCCTCGGAAAGTTGTTTGCGGGACTGAAGGATGAGGTCTAAATCCTCGGTGACAAATCGACCAGTTGTCCGCTTGCTGTATACAAATCCTTCACGTTCGAGGTCAGACAAGGCGCGCTGAATGGTATTAGGATTAACCCCAGCCTCGCTCGCCAAATCTCTCACGGTAGGGAGCTGTTGGTTGGGTTCCAGTTCATGGGAAACAATCTGTAATTTGATTTTTTCCATAATCTGTAAATAAATCGGTTTTGTATTATCAAATGACCAGGACATCATAGTCTCCTTTCTTTGTCTTTGTTGTTCTAATCAAATAATACAATAAAACAAAAACTTGTCAAGTAAAAATAAGAATTGTTTTGGGAATTGCTCAAAAAATGGTATAATGAAAAGAAAACGACAAGGAGGGAAATGCATGCGTTGTCCAAAATGTGGGGCTACCAAGTCTAGTGTTGTTGATAGTCGACAAGCCGAAGAAGGAAATACCATCCGCAGAAGACGTGAGTGCGACGAGTGTCAGCATCGTTTTACAACCTATGAACGAGTAGAAGAAAGAACGCTGGTTGTCGTCAAGAAAGACGGTACGCGAGAGCAGTTTTCGAGAGATAAAATCTTTAATGGGATTATCCGCTCAGCCCAGAAGCGTCCTGTGTCAAGTGATGAAATCAACATGGTGGTCAATCGTATCGAACAAAAACTCCGTAGTCGCAGTGAGAATGAGATCCAAAGTGAATACATTGGGTCCTTAGTCATGGAAGAATTGGCAGAGCTTGATGAGATTACCTATGTTCGTTTTGCCAGTGTTTACCGTAGCTTTAAGGATGTGAGTGAGTTGGAGAGTTTGCTCCAGCAGATCACTCAGTCCTCTAAGAAGAAAAAGGAAAAATAGATGAAACCAAATGACCGTTTTTCTTTTCTAAAGAATAATCGGGTGTCGCAAGATACCTCTTCTCTGGTGCAGTGCTACCTCCCGATTATCGGTCAGGAGGCACTGAGCCTCTATCTATATGCCGTTACCTTTTGGGATGGAGGGCAAAAGGAGCATCTCTTTTCCCATATCCTCAACCACTTAAACTTCGGCATGCCGACCTTGCTCCAATCCTTTAAAATTTTATCTGCTTTGGATTTGTTGACCCTTTATCAGAAGGGAGAAACCTATGAATTGCAGCTTCATTCTCCCCTAACTAGTCAGGATTTTTTAAATCATTCTGTCTATAGTAGATTATTAGAGAAAAAGATTGGTGATGTAGCTGTTTCTGTTATGAAACAGGCACCAAGTGAGGGAGAAGCACTCTCTGTTTCTTTGAGCCAAGTATTTCCAAATTTGACCGAAGAAGTGACTCCAACCGAGTCTAAAAGCAAGTTAAAAAATGATTTTGACTTGGAACATTTCCAGCGTCTGATGGCTCGAGATGGCTTGCGTTTTGAAGACGAGCAGGCAGATGTTTTGGAATTGTTTGCCATCGCAGATGAAAAAAAATGGACCTGGTTTGAAACCTACCAATTAGCTAAGGAGACAGCGGTAGCTCAGGTTATTTCAGTCAAACGCATGCGTGAAAAGATTGCGCAAAAGCCAGCATCTTCTGACTTTAGCCCCAAAGAAATGACCATTATCAGGGAAGCCAAAAATAAAACTCCCCTAGAATTTTTAGCGGAAATCAAGCAAACGCGTAAGGGGAACATCACCCAGAGCGAAAGAGAACTCCTTCACCAGATGGCGTCTTTAGGCTTGTTGGACGAAGTCATCAATATCGTCTTGCTTCTAACTTTTAACAAGGTTGATTCGGCTAATGTCAATGAAAAATATGCCATAAAGGTCGCAAATGACTATGCTTACCAAAAAATTCGAACAGCAGAAGAAGCTGTACTTCGGATTCGAGAGCGTCAGCAAAAAGGCCAGGAAGACAAAAAATCAAAAGCTAGCTCAACTAAGACAAATGTTCCCAAGTGGAGCAATCCAGAATACAAAAATCAAACCAGTGAGGAAACTCGCCTGGAACTAGAACGCAAAAAACAAGAAATGTTAGCCCGATTAGAAGAAGGAGGAGACTAGATGGAAAGTGTTGGTGATGTAATCAAACGTCAGACAAGTCGTTTCCAGTATCAGGACTTGGTCCAGCAGATCATGAAGGACCCCGATGTAGCGGCTTTTATCCAGAAAGAATCCCTCAGCCAAGAGGAGTTGAATCGTAGCATCTCCAAGTTCAACCAATATATCACAGAGCGGGATAAGTTTCTTCGCGGGGATGCTGACTATATAGCGCGTGGCTACAAGCCTATCTTGGTCATGAATCAAGGTTATGCGGATGTGTCTTATGAAGAAACACCCGAACTAATCGCGGCTGAAAAAGAGGCGGCAATTAAGAATCGCCTTAAGTTGATCAATCTACCAGCAAGTCTCAAGAAAGCGAAATTAGCTCAGATTGACCTAGATGATCTAGGACGGTTACCGATTTTTGAGAGACTCTATTCCTTTGTTGACCTTTACCCAAGCATCCGAAAAGGCCTCTATCTTTACGGAGATTTTGGTGTTGGTAAGAGTTTCATGATGGCAGCTTTGGCTCACGACCTATCTGAAAAACGTGGTGCTTCAACGACGATTCTTCATTATCCAAGTTTTGTCATTGATGTGAAAAATGCCATCGGTGAAGGATCTGTGAAGACCTTGGTAGATGAGATTAAGTTAGCAGAAGTCTTGGTTTTGGATGATATTGGAGCAGAACAATCCACCCCTTGGGTGCGTGATGAGATTCTCCAAGTCATTCTCCAGTATCGTATGCAGGAAGATTTGCCGACCTTCTTTACTTCCAACTTTAATTTCCAAGATTTGGAAAAACATTTTGCCAAAGGAAAGAATGGAAATGATGAGACTTGGGAAGCTAGACGAGTCATGGAACGAATTCGTTATTTGGCAGAGGAGACAAGACTAGAAGGAGAAAATCGCCGATGACAGAAACCATTAAACTGATGAAAGCTCATACTTCAGTTCGTCGTTTTAAGGAACAAGAGATTCCTCAAGCAGACTTGGATGAGATTTTGACTGCTGCCCAAATGGCGTCTTCTTGGAAAAATTTCCAATCCTACTCTGTGATTCTTGTACGCAGCCAAGATAAGAAAGATGCCTTATATGAATTGGTTCCTCAGGAAGCCATTCGCCAGTCAGCTGCTTTCCTACTTTTTGTCGGTGACTTAAACCGAGCTGAAAAGGGAGCAAGCCTTCATACGGACACTTTCCAACCCCAAGGAGTTGAAGGTCTTCTCATCACCTCTGTGGACGCTGCGCTTGCTGGGCAAAATACCTTGCTTGCGGCTGAGAGTCTGGGATATGGTGGTGTGATTATCGGTTTGGTCCGTTACAAGTCGGAAGAAGTGGCAGCGCTTTTTAATTTGCCTGACTATACCTACCCCGTTTTTGGGATTGCCCTTGGTGTGCCAAATCAACAACATGATGTCAAACCAAGACTGCCTTTGAACCAAGTGGTATTTGAAGAAGAATACCGAGAACAGCCAGTTGAAGCGATTTTGGACTATGACCAAGTACAGGCAGACTATGCTGGCGCGCGTGCGACAACCTCTTGGAGTCAGCGTTTGGCAGAGCAGTTTGGCCAAGCCGAACCTAGTTCAACTCGGAAGAATCTAGAACAGAAAAAGTTATTGTAGAAAGTGAGAAAACATGGCCTTACCAACTGTTGCCATTGTAGGGCGTCCCAATGTTGGGAAATCGACCCTCTTTAACCGAATCGCTGGTGAGCGAATCTCAATCGTAGAAGATGTCGAGGGTGTGACACGTGACCGTATCTATGCAACGGGTGAGTGGCTCAACCGTTCTTTCAGTATGATTGATACTGGAGGGATTGACGACGTCGACGCTCCCTTTATGGAGCAAATCAAACACCAGGCAGAAATTGCTATGGAAGAAGCAGATGTCATCGTCTTTGTCGTTTCTGGTAAAGAAGGGATTACAGATGCGGACGAGTACGTAGCTCGCAAACTCTATAAAACTCATAAGCCTGTTATCCTAGCAGTTAACAAGGTTGACAATCCTGAGATGCGAAATGATATCTTTGATTTCTATGCACTAGGCTTAGGTGAACCGTTGCCAATTTCATCTGTCCACGGTATCGGGACAGGAGATGTGTTGGATGCTATTGTAGAAAATCTGCCACATGAAGTCGAAGAAGAAAATCCAGATGTCATTAAATTTAGCTTGATTGGCCGTCCTAACGTTGGAAAGTCAAGTTTGATCAACGCTATTTTGGGAGAAGACCGCGTGATTGCTAGTCCAGTAGCTGGAACAACGCGTGATGCCATTGATACCCATTTTACAGATACGGATGGACAAGAGTTTACCATGATTGATACAGCTGGTATGCGTAAGTCTGGTAAAGTCTATGAAAATACGGAGAAATATTCTGTCATGCGTGCCATGCGTGCCATTGACCGTTCTGACGTGGTCTTGATGGTCC
Encoded here:
- a CDS encoding GntR family transcriptional regulator, whose product is MSWSFDNTKPIYLQIMEKIKLQIVSHELEPNQQLPTVRDLASEAGVNPNTIQRALSDLEREGFVYSKRTTGRFVTEDLDLILQSRKQLSEEQLQQFVSCMLQFGYKKEELPNVLSDYIKGV
- the nrdR gene encoding transcriptional regulator NrdR, translating into MRCPKCGATKSSVVDSRQAEEGNTIRRRRECDECQHRFTTYERVEERTLVVVKKDGTREQFSRDKIFNGIIRSAQKRPVSSDEINMVVNRIEQKLRSRSENEIQSEYIGSLVMEELAELDEITYVRFASVYRSFKDVSELESLLQQITQSSKKKKEK
- a CDS encoding DnaD domain protein, with amino-acid sequence MKPNDRFSFLKNNRVSQDTSSLVQCYLPIIGQEALSLYLYAVTFWDGGQKEHLFSHILNHLNFGMPTLLQSFKILSALDLLTLYQKGETYELQLHSPLTSQDFLNHSVYSRLLEKKIGDVAVSVMKQAPSEGEALSVSLSQVFPNLTEEVTPTESKSKLKNDFDLEHFQRLMARDGLRFEDEQADVLELFAIADEKKWTWFETYQLAKETAVAQVISVKRMREKIAQKPASSDFSPKEMTIIREAKNKTPLEFLAEIKQTRKGNITQSERELLHQMASLGLLDEVINIVLLLTFNKVDSANVNEKYAIKVANDYAYQKIRTAEEAVLRIRERQQKGQEDKKSKASSTKTNVPKWSNPEYKNQTSEETRLELERKKQEMLARLEEGGD
- the dnaI gene encoding primosomal protein DnaI, whose translation is MESVGDVIKRQTSRFQYQDLVQQIMKDPDVAAFIQKESLSQEELNRSISKFNQYITERDKFLRGDADYIARGYKPILVMNQGYADVSYEETPELIAAEKEAAIKNRLKLINLPASLKKAKLAQIDLDDLGRLPIFERLYSFVDLYPSIRKGLYLYGDFGVGKSFMMAALAHDLSEKRGASTTILHYPSFVIDVKNAIGEGSVKTLVDEIKLAEVLVLDDIGAEQSTPWVRDEILQVILQYRMQEDLPTFFTSNFNFQDLEKHFAKGKNGNDETWEARRVMERIRYLAEETRLEGENRR
- a CDS encoding NADPH-dependent oxidoreductase — encoded protein: MTETIKLMKAHTSVRRFKEQEIPQADLDEILTAAQMASSWKNFQSYSVILVRSQDKKDALYELVPQEAIRQSAAFLLFVGDLNRAEKGASLHTDTFQPQGVEGLLITSVDAALAGQNTLLAAESLGYGGVIIGLVRYKSEEVAALFNLPDYTYPVFGIALGVPNQQHDVKPRLPLNQVVFEEEYREQPVEAILDYDQVQADYAGARATTSWSQRLAEQFGQAEPSSTRKNLEQKKLL
- the der gene encoding ribosome biogenesis GTPase Der; its protein translation is MALPTVAIVGRPNVGKSTLFNRIAGERISIVEDVEGVTRDRIYATGEWLNRSFSMIDTGGIDDVDAPFMEQIKHQAEIAMEEADVIVFVVSGKEGITDADEYVARKLYKTHKPVILAVNKVDNPEMRNDIFDFYALGLGEPLPISSVHGIGTGDVLDAIVENLPHEVEEENPDVIKFSLIGRPNVGKSSLINAILGEDRVIASPVAGTTRDAIDTHFTDTDGQEFTMIDTAGMRKSGKVYENTEKYSVMRAMRAIDRSDVVLMVLNAEEGIREYDKRIAGFAHEAGKGMIIVVNKWDTLEKDNHTMKKWEEDIREQFQYLPYAPIVFVSALTKQRLHKLPEMIKQISESQNTRIPSAVLNDVIMDAIAINPTPTDKGKRLKIFYATQVATKPPTFVIFVNEEELMHFSYLRFLENQIRKAFVFEGTPIHLIARKRK